From the Oncorhynchus kisutch isolate 150728-3 linkage group LG27, Okis_V2, whole genome shotgun sequence genome, the window TCTTGAGATAAGCAAGAAATATGATCAAATGAATGTTCAAATGAATATTCATGCCTTTTAGGTTAAAGAAGACAACAACACATTTAGGATGTAAAGTTTATGAACCGGGCCAACGATCGTTGAGCACTGCGCCCGGTGAAGAGGGTGGGGCATGAAAAGACGCACTCTTTGGCTGCGCTTCGCGTCATCTCAACCCAAATAATTAGCTATAGAAGGAAAGCGAAGAGTGGACCTACCGTTTTCTATGGATTTGGTCTGCACACGAAGTACTGTCTAGTAGCTACATTTGTTAAAATGGCTTGTTTTCTGTGTTTATTGTAAAAGGTCGCGCGCGCAAGAAAAGGAATTTCATCAACGATTTTTGCGTTGAGATTGCGTTGTTTCTTAAAATTGTGACGGTATGCAGACAGGATTTGTAATTTGAGCACTGTATTCGAGAGTACTTTCCCGAAGGGATATACATGTTTTACTTTGGCACCCAAGGAATGATTTGAATCCAATCAAAATGGCATCGGTAAGATCACTGTGATGCGTGTCTTTCAGCAGGTGTCGGAATATTCTATATCAATTTAGGACGATACTCTTAATACCTATAGGTTACTAGGTTTGATCGAGGATTAATAATGAGTAATTGATACGACAATAGTATTTTACTAGTTTCTCAGCCTATATAAATTGGTCTATATCTAGTCAAATGAACGAGGGGAAATTCACTAGGCTATTCTAGCTTGACATATCTTTCGTACATATATATGGATATTAAATAATTGTAGACCTATGATAATTGTCGGTCTTGGCTATGCTTCTATGGCAAATTTGTGAATCATACAACCTACTTGGAGTTACATAACAAAGTGGTTAATTAAATGTAAGATTTTTAATGCATTTTGACCATTCTTATTTGTatttaattaaaaatatatattttgttaacaTGTAAACTGTTTGTGATAGGCctaacttttttaaatgtatttttaacagATTTAAAGATTATCTTCATTTTGGGAGCTGCTGCTGAGCAGAACCACTCAGGCACTGATACACTGAAGTGGTCAGGTTTTTCCTAATCAGAATCCTGCTTGGGAGATGGAGGTGATTCGTCGCTCTTCTGTGTTTGCAGCGGGGGTGATGGAGGCCTTTGATCATTCCCCGTCAGACAAAGAACTGGTGTCCAAGTCCAAGGCACTGTGTAGGGACTACATACACTCTAGGCTCAACCTCTATGGGCTAGGCTCGTCCAAAACTCAGGTGGACTCAACGCTTTGTGATGTGGCTGCTGTTCTTCTCTGTCTCGGTAAGAACCTGTGGCAAACCGTTACATGTGAAACTTCACATAAAAAATAGCCTACTTTCTGTTGAGAATCCCTATGTTCCACTGAATAGATATGGTAAACACTGTACTGGATTTGTCCACCACGTGTATATCAGTGGCTTGCCTTGAGATTAAGGACTGACATGCATGACCCAGAATGCTATTAAAACTGGCTGGCAGTCCGAGGTGAGGGCAATCAAGCTACTGAATGGTTCAGTTTGGTATGCTAATTGAGACAGGTGAGATGACACTTACATACCCCACAGGCCCCTCTTGTTCATCATCTATATTTACTAAATGGGTTGTGCAGGACCTGTCTGGACACACTGGTGGGCTATGGCTGATTTGTTCAGCTTGGGTTGGTTTGTGGCCAAGACAATATATTTGTTTACTTTGTTGATCACAATACATCTCTAAAAGCTTGGTCACAGAGCCAAAACGTTTGGGGGAAAACTGATTTAGGATAACCAGACTGGTCATAGAAACTAACGCCCCTGTGGTTCAATGACTGCCCCTTATTAGACAGTGAAACAATCTGCAGTTGCTGCATCCATTTTGGAtgtataaattaatgatatgtatccattgattcttgaagaatataacttttaAATAAAGGCCTCATGAGCTTTATaagtgtttgtttttttctccaatgtttgtaaacaaagtagatgttaaaacactatatagcctcaacatgatTTAAACTATAGGTTTGATATCATggctggtcagtccttgcatccatagctctgtctaagAATTTGAGcgattacatttctccagccctatcatccctcagctttttaccgaaacaggCGGGGAGGCACTTTATTGTTTCAATTACGGATTGCCACTTTGTCATTAATTGGGTTGATAGACCAGTCATGCTTTCTCAGTGCTATCCTGTTCCTAAATGTTCAGCCTTGTGGTCGCCCCTGGTTTTCCTAGGTGATGAGCTGGAGTGCATGCGGCCCAGTGTCTACCGGAACGTGGCGAGACAGCTCAACATCTCAGTATCCATGGAGACCATGGTTTCTGATGCCTTCGTTGCCGTGGCAACAGAGATATTCGCAGCAGGTGAACAACTTCAAAGGGTTGGGGGTTGATGTTGCACAAGCTGACCAGGGCCAGGCCTGATTTTTGGCAACACACAAGAACATCAGGTGTCTGGAACAACTGTCCTATTCCGTCACTGGTACATGCAGTCTCTGCTGTGTAAAAGCATCACACAGTAGCCTACGTCTTTATTTTCTTTACATCATGTTTTTCTGTCTATTGGACAGAGGCAAGTTGAAATTTTGACAAAAACATGCATTTATCTTTTATCTAACGGCTCACATTACGTCACTAGTACACACAGTTTCTGCTATGGATCATGTCACTAAAGAGCGAAAAGGTAATTCAATGCCATACATGAATTACTGCTACAGTACAGCATGGGTCCCCTGGACTGCATTAATAATATGTCGCTCAAACTTGGCTCTGTGTCTGGAAAgataaaaatagcctacattcGAAAGCAATTTTCGGGCAGGCATTTAGGCAGAACTGTGACTGTTTTGATGTCACCAGAGGCATTTTGGAACACCGTGGGATTCCTCCAGACAGAAAAACAAACCTTTGACCAAGACAACGTTGGTCTTTTGGGATGTGGTGTTAAACGGCAGTATATTTATTAGACTAACAAAAAGATTAGCAAGATTCCTTACATGTAATGATTGCAAAAGAGATGAATGAGTAATGATTTAATTGTCAATCAAATGCTGCACTCAGAATAATGGATTGTAATGGATCAAAATCTCAACTCTGATCATGATCTGTAATTTAAAAAACTATTGAAATGAAGTGTTTCAACTTCCAACCATAGACCATTATGACATCATTGGATTCCATTCGATAAGGAAGTGCTTTGGCTAGACGTTCCGTGTAACCTCGCCTCTCGTCTTTTACTCATTGCCAAGTGCACAAACTAATCTTGCTTCCTCAATGTCCCcgatttctctctcttcccttctaccCCTTCTTCCTCCATCTTCTCCTTATCCCCAGACAATCTATTCTTGGCTGGGTCATCTCACGTCAGGGTCAGATCTCTGTAGGGAGTTAGACGACGTGAGTAACTCCCTGTCCCAGAGGGAGTTAGCTTGTTTAAGCCTTCCCTGAGGTCCATAGATCCCTAGAACCAGGTCATAGGTCAGTCAGTGAAGGCAAACAAAAAAGGCTTAAAGGAGGCTAATGCCATTAGCCTTCTTGTTGCATCACAGTCATATGAATAACTCCTGTTAGTTTGCTTCCTGTGAGCAACAGGTGTGCATttctttgtttatttttttatatgtTTTAAAGCTCTTGTGGAAAATAGTAGAAAAATTAATGTAAATAATGATTATGAAAAATGGCGTTAGGTACcccagcggttaagagcattgggccagtaaccgaaaagttgctggttcgaatccctgagctgattaAGTGAAAAATGTGTCTATGGCTTTGAgcaagcacttaaccctaatcactcctgtaagtctctctggataagagtgtctcctAAATGACTATAATGCAAAGAAAGAAGCAGTACTGCAGTGTGACTTCATCTATAAATATGGGCCAATGGCTCTTCTCTAAACGCTGATGAAGGATGCCACCGGAACGCATTAGTTCTGACCTCtgatgcaaaaaatatatacatcaaAGCAGACTATTTCAGTGAGTGCAGGTTTTTCCGTTCTTCAAGCATCAGTCATGACTGATGAGGCTGACAGCCAAACGGCTTTACTAGGAAACTAATGACCATTTCTTTGATGTAGAGCTCTGATGCGACCGCAACcgtcttgctctttctctctggatAATGGACATACTGTACAGTTGACTTCTGAAGTATGCAATGTCTTGGGACTATCTCTGCACTAGACTGCAGCATGTAGAAGTAGAGCAATTTAAAATAATGTACAATGGAGTCTGAAATCGACACccataaatgtgcaaacattttcaatacttcaaaccacaggttttcaagtCCGGAGAGTGTAGACTGAAATGTCAaagcaaaatgttgatttttgttGCCAATTAACCATGTCTTTGTAGGTTTTGACACGTTTCTGGGGTTATTGTCTGGAAGAGTTTCAGCCGCCTGGTAgcggcaaccaggtttttggctaaaatgtcctggtactgggtaaagttcatgacgCCTTTGACCTTAACAAGGGACACAGGAccgaccagtggaagcaaaatagccccctaacatcaaagatccaccaccctattttacagtaggtatgtggTTATTTTCTGCTCATGTATTCTTATTGcgacgccaaacccaccactgctCTGCACGACCAAAGAGTATTTTCTTGACATCCAACAAATATAAATGCCTGTTTGCTAAATGGCATTGGCACATGGATTTGAACTGGAGCTTTTGGTCACGGCAGGAAAATAGAGCTCATATGGTCATTGGCATtgtgaactttacccagtaccaggaggctgaaacttggcttTACACAtcaaaatatgcaaataaatggtttattggccacaaaatcaacattttgcaatggtcatctcagtctccggacttgaaatCCATTGAAAACCTGCGGTTTGAATAGAAGAAGGCCCACCATAAGCTCAGATGAAGgacatcaaggatctggaaggatggTCTAAGATCCATCACAGTGTTCTACAACTCATAAAACCATTTAGAAAAAGGTTCAGTGCAGTTAAGGCATTGAAAACGAGTGTCAATGTTTACCcctactttttgttgttgttgattgtaTAATTAATCTTTCTCTGAGCAACTGTATTACTATAAAATATAAATGTCAATTTCGGACACAGTGTATTTGAATTGGGACCGGTGAACTGCCTCACCTGTTTTGATATGAGCTATGTTCTTTTCATTAATGTTGCAGTGTTGCATCGTGATCAACTAACCACAATCGACCAACTGATCCGTGATTCTCGCTCTCTCGTCCATAGGTATCACATGGGGGAAGGTGGTATCTATGTATGCCGTGGCTGGGGCTCTGGCGGTGGACTGTGTGCGACAGAACCAGCCAGCTACGGTCCAAACCATAGTGGACAGCCTGGGCCAGTTTGTCCGCAAGAACCTGGCACCTTGGCTGAAGAAACGCGGAGGATGGGTGAGTGGCTGGACTGTTGTTGTTGACCAAGGGACAGTTTTGTTTCGTAACAACCACATCGTTGTGGTTCTTCGAacacaccgacagcgtcattgcTCAAAATAGTATGCAACTTCATCAGGATATGTAAAGTTTAACATTCACCTTCTACGCATACATTTGTTCGACAAATCCTATGTATGCACCACACCGAACGCgctgcctctgcaacgcaatcTCAGCGTTTCATTGGAAATTAAAAGGTAattggtgtaccaaaatgcaatgacgctgtcggtgtATTCGAAGCAGGATGCTTATTGAAGCGCAGCAGACCTTCCCCTCAATGTAGTTTTTTGAAGGATGCAGAGTTTAGCCTATGCTGCCCTCTAGCGGTTCAGTGGAAATGTACGGGCAACATTACCAGAGATTTTGGCTTCTCAATTGTCTTTTCTTGATTCCTTACATCGCCCTCCTTCAAATATCTTAGATCTACGGTTATTTTCCTGACCTTCAATGCATGTTGAGAAGGTGGTAAGGATGGAGGATGCAAAGAATGTCCTGACAGTTTCTCTTAGGTCACGTTGGAAATGCCTGTCTTTTTCCAGACGGACATCAAGAGGTGTGTGGTGAAGTTAGATGCCGTTCCTCAGACCCATTGGCTGTCTCCCATTGCCCAATCCTGCAAGCACTTTCTATCAACACTGTACATCTACATTATGAAGGAGCCATGAGACGTGGAAGAATTCAGGTTGAAAGAACACGCGCTTGAAGTCCTGACATTTTCTGGAAGATTGATTGGCTGTCTAAACAGTGACTTTCCTTCTTGCCAAGTACAAGTCACAGTATCACATTTGTACAATCAAACAATGACTGCTCTTCTTCCAAAGAGTAGTGAGTTAATTTAATGTGGGTAGTTCCACCAATTAGGTGCCCTTTTTAGTGCGACCTAATTTTAACTGTCATTAGAGCAGTGGATCAACTTAAGAAAATTCCACCCAAAGtcttggtatttgtttcattagaccattGTTGAGTCCCAAAAGGTTTTGCATGTCAACAATAAAGTTTGATGTAGAACTTTCCAAATACAGAAATGTAGCCCGTATGATGCATCAGACTAGAAGTCAAAATGCTGAATGTCattttccatgtggtctatattaaagggcacttcatttaacaggcttttaaaattgaATTGGTGCACAATTAAAATATCAAAAGGGATGCAAAGAAACTTTGTGGAATGACCCATTCGCTTAAGATGATAAACTTTTGCTCAATGTACTTGTACAGAAGCATGTATCTTTCAGTGTCGTAATGCATTTTCCACTACTGTGTCGGAGTGAGTACTGTGGTAGGTGCTCATACCGCTGAAGTGAGATCCAGTCTGATACCTACAGCATATCATCTCTGGGACTTTACACTGAAGAAATTGACAATAAATCCAATGATTACAGTGGTGCAGCAAAACAGAGGACATGAATTGTATGATGAGCTATTAATGTTGTGGGATGCAACAGTCTAGCCAGGCTTTGCACACTTTACACTGCTGCATTTGCTAGGAACAGAACGGGGAGGGGGTTAACCTTGCATTTGTTtgtgttttgctacggtgtgcactaatgaatactctcCCGTTGATTACAGGACAGAATTATGCCCATGGGGGATATTTTAGAATGTTGGATCTTTTTAAATCTTAATGTATTTTATTCAGATACTGTAGTGATGATTGAATCTTAAAGTATCTTTCCTGTGGTCCAGTTTACTTATTGTGCTGTATATACTTTCATATGCAAAATAAACTTTTAAACACTACAGGAGTGAAATCACCAATTAGATTATTTGTTTTTATTCCACTTATCCATTGGGTTCAATATAGCCTCTGAGAAAGACAACTTGATTATAGTAGCATTAAATTAAGGGCTGAACACACTTAAACATCACTTGTTACACAAGCAGCTGTCTTTTGGCACAATGACCACATCTAGAATCGGTTTATCCTCCCCAAACCCCAATGGGAGAAAACACAACACTAACCTAGATCAGCATTAATTAAGGGTCGGGAAAATCAAATTAACAAAGTCTAGTGCTTGTTATTACTCCGTCACCTCCTGGTGGTCAAGAGGAGCGGCGGTAGGTGATGTGCAAATGCTGCATAAGTGGCCCACCCTCCATCGCCATGGAGACAGTCTGCTCAAGCTTCCCATCCGGTCTCAGCTGGAACACTCTGGAAATCTGAGGGAGAGAACAGGAATCCATCAAATCCTAATTACTGTGGTTTAACCAGAGTAGTGCACTTGACACCAGAGAGTATCCAATTGGAAGAGAGCTTGTTAAATTCTGTAACACTATTGGATCTGTCAATTTTGTAAAACTTGACGTAACACATGTCAAGATTGAAAAGAACCAGAAAGTTGTAAGCAACTTGGCACAAGGTAGCTTCTAAGCCCAAGTCCTAAGCTCCTTGGTATTTACAGATCAGGAAATAGCAAAGCGGTAAGTTGTTTTTGGACCAACTATTGAATATCTATTAGGGAAATAGGCCAAATTTTGTTGGATCGAAAAGAGTATCAACAGACTGGAAAGTGGCAGTCTCACCTGCTGTACATGGGGTTCTTTAGCAAAGGAGGTTCTGGCCAGGGCATGGGTATGTAGAGTTAACTGCTGTCCAGTCAGGTCTCCTTCCTCAATCTCCACCAGGCCTGTAAAGAACTCCAGATTTATAGGAGGTTTGATCTCTCATGGACAGATCAATGCAAACACAACTGATACTGTCAAATCTGTTAATGGAATGATGAGCAGCAGTAGTTCTGGTGTTTtgtcactggttatttggacaaaaaaaagtgttggCATCTTTTGACATTTGGAGGGGACATTTGGCCATAACTtgcaaagagagagggtggaactCATTCTGTTTCTGCTCCAGTTCTAGTAGCTTTTCATCTCTTCTCTCAATACGTATGGAACCAGAACTTAAAAATCGAGCCGCTGACTAATTACGTGAGACTTCAGATTTGGGTTATCTGAGATTAGAGGTTCAGACCTGGTTTAATAGCTTAGTTGAACAGATGAAAGGTTGCAGATTCAAGTCCCACTTGGGCAACGCTCTAAATGATCTGAAGGGTAAGTACAGGCCAGGTCTAAGCATTGAACAGTCTCGTACCTGAGTTCTGTGCTATAATGAAGGCTACTCTGTTGCCGCCTGGTTGTATTCTGATGAAGCCACACTCCCTGTGCATAGGTTTCTTATTCTCAGCATGGAATGCATTAAACCTGCAGAACAGGGGAAATAAATGTACACGTGATTATTATAACACTGTACGTTCATCCTAGCCCGGAAACACAATGTCGAATTTATTGTGGGGCATAAATTAGCATTTGGATCAGAAATTTCCTCATGA encodes:
- the LOC109872065 gene encoding bcl-2-related ovarian killer protein homolog A isoform X2 → MEVIRRSSVFAAGVMEAFDHSPSDKELVSKSKALCRDYIHSRLNLYGLGSSKTQVDSTLCDVAAVLLCLGDELECMRPSVYRNVARQLNISVSMETMVSDAFVAVATEIFAAGITWGKVVSMYAVAGALAVDCVRQNQPATVQTIVDSLGQFVRKNLAPWLKKRGGWTDIKRCVVKLDAVPQTHWLSPIAQSCKHFLSTLYIYIMKEP
- the LOC109872065 gene encoding bcl-2-related ovarian killer protein homolog A isoform X1, which gives rise to MEVIRRSSVFAAGVMEAFDHSPSDKELVSKSKALCRDYIHSRLNLYGLGSSKTQVDSTLCDVAAVLLCLGDELECMRPSVYRNVARQLNISVSMETMVSDAFVAVATEIFAAGITWGKVVSMYAVAGALAVDCVRQNQPATVQTIVDSLGQFVRKNLAPWLKKRGGWVTLEMPVFFQTDIKRCVVKLDAVPQTHWLSPIAQSCKHFLSTLYIYIMKEP
- the thap4 gene encoding peroxynitrite isomerase THAP4 isoform X1, encoding MTVPYMKPLCSPIAELNPALLALDWLLGVWESDEPGEGSFSSIPPFRYNERLHFSHVGQPVINFMFNAFHAENKKPMHRECGFIRIQPGGNRVAFIIAQNSGLVEIEEGDLTGQQLTLHTHALARTSFAKEPHVQQISRVFQLRPDGKLEQTVSMAMEGGPLMQHLHITYRRSS
- the thap4 gene encoding peroxynitrite isomerase THAP4 isoform X2, translating into MACPFHQSAELNPALLALDWLLGVWESDEPGEGSFSSIPPFRYNERLHFSHVGQPVINFMFNAFHAENKKPMHRECGFIRIQPGGNRVAFIIAQNSGLVEIEEGDLTGQQLTLHTHALARTSFAKEPHVQQISRVFQLRPDGKLEQTVSMAMEGGPLMQHLHITYRRSS